A region of Saccharomyces mikatae IFO 1815 strain IFO1815 genome assembly, chromosome: 12 DNA encodes the following proteins:
- the SMKI12G2190 gene encoding uncharacterized protein (similar to Saccharomyces cerevisiae YLR152C; ancestral locus Anc_8.366) encodes MSLTLGAAIYIALKPIFKIYTIMFVGYLLAKFDIVSMENAKGISNMVVNAILPCLTFNKIVSNISWRDIKEIGVIILSAFVLFVLGATGALFTIFTTTVPKKFFWGLIFAGFFPNISDLPIAYIQSMGNGSIFSADEADKGVAYSCIFLFIQSFLMMNFGMWRVVGLDFRDTKELDGENITLPKSSTKEGCEFTGLSKLPSIERPSNIYQSDVKRSITNLSCNSIATNDMSPQAYCESLSGYTKPYKGFTRQELNGRSFKFENSFSRAEIYRISSTYSSPGALEFSKIGDGSFSHSLTSMHTSCRSSIRKRRAAMNELISKYSAAEKIRQGELDLSRPLSLTEEVGSRNASFGNMHTDTTDQSFIHEESCANNNKGMKFDLSVFLERHNLKWLQYFVINCLRPASLGAILGITCALIPWVKACFVATYVHVHKAPDGKPVLNFLMDFTEYIGNACVPLGLLLLGGTLARLEVKSLPPGFIKSAVLMTCFRLIVIPIIGVLWVNKLYSMNWLDTRIGKFDMILTWSMPSATAQVYFTAFYTPACGDHIQMNCLSVLFVIQYAILFVTVAFVVTYTLKVDLKV; translated from the coding sequence ATGTCTCTTACTCTAGGTGCCGCTATTTACATTGCACTGAAACCTATCTTTAAAATATATACCATTATGTTTGTTGGTTATCTACTAGCTAAGTTCGATATTGTTTCCATGGAAAATGCCAAAGGAATATCAAACATGGTTGTTAACGCTATTTTGCCCTGTCTGACCTTCAACAAAATCGTTTCCAATATATCCTGGAGAGATATCAAGGAGATCGGAGTCATAATACTTTCTGCTTTTGTATTATTTGTTTTAGGTGCCACCGGTGCGTTATTTACTATATTTACTACAACCGTTCCCAAGAAATTCTTCTGGGGTCTCATATTTGCAGGTTTCTTCCCGAACATATCAGACTTACCTATTGCTTATATTCAGAGCATGGGTAATGGCTCTATTTTCAGTGCTGACGAAGCGGACAAAGGCGTTGCTTATTCGTGcatctttttatttattcaaaGTTTCCTAATGATGAATTTTGGAATGTGGAGGGTGGTTGGACTGGATTTTAGAGACACAAAAGAACTTGATGGAGAAAATATTACTCTGCCAAAAAGCTCCACTAAGGAAGGTTGTGAATTTACCGGACTCTCAAAGTTACCAAGTATTGAACGTCCTTCAAACATTTATCAATCGGATGTTAAAAGAAGTATCACCAATTTATCTTGTAACTCGATCGCTACAAATGATATGTCACCACAGGCCTACTGTGAAAGTCTGAGTGGCTATACCAAACCTTATAAGGGGTTCACTCGTCAAGAATTAAATGGTCGGTCctttaaatttgaaaacagttTCTCACGTGCTGAAATATACAGAATTTCCTCAACTTATTCAAGTCCAGGCGCCTTGGAATTCTCAAAAATAGGTGACGGCTCCTTCTCCCACAGTCTTACATCAATGCACACCAGTTGTAGGAGCTctataagaaaaagaagagcgGCTATGAATGAATTGATCTCAAAATACAGTGCTgctgaaaaaataagacAAGGTGAACTAGATTTATCAAGACCACTCTCCTTAACTGAAGAAGTTGGAAGCAGGAATGCAAGTTTTGGTAATATGCACACTGATACTACTGACCAAAGTTTTATTCATGAAGAGAGTTGCgctaataataataaaggTATGAAGTTCGATTTGTCTGTGTTTTTAGAAAGGCACAACTTAAAATGGTTACAGTACTTTGTTATAAATTGTTTGAGGCCAGCATCTTTAGGGGCAATTTTAGGCATTACATGTGCATTGATACCATGGGTTAAAGCGTGCTTTGTAGCAACATATGTTCATGTCCATAAGGCACCTGATGGAAAACCTGTTTTGAACTTTCTTATGGATTTTACCGAATATATTGGAAATGCGTGTGTTCCACTGGGTCTTTTACTACTGGGCGGTACTTTGGCAAGATTGGAAGTTAAATCATTACCGCCTGGGTTCATTAAATCGGCGGTTTTAATGACGTGCTTTCGTTTAATTGTTATACCTATCATTGGCGTCCTTTGGGTCAATAAACTGTACTCGATGAATTGGTTAGATACGCGCATAGGAAAATTTGATATGATATTAACATGGTCTATGCCAAGTGCCACCGCTCAAGTATATTTCACTGCCTTTTATACCCCCGCATGTGGAGATCACATCCAAATGAACTGTTTGTCTGTCTTATTTGTCATACAGTATGCGATTCTTTTTGTCACAGTGGCATTTGTTGTTACATATACCCTAAAGGTCGATTTAAAAGTTTAA
- the ACS2 gene encoding acetate--CoA ligase ACS2 (similar to Saccharomyces cerevisiae ACS2 (YLR153C); ancestral locus Anc_8.367), which yields MTIKEHKVVHEAHNVKALKAPQHFYNSQPGKGYVTDMQHYQKMYQESIDEPEKFFDKMAKEYLHWDAPYTKVQSGSLNNGDVAWFLNGKLNASYNCVDRHAFANPDKPALIYEADDESDNKIITFGELLRKVSQIAGVLKSWGVKKGDTVAIYLPMIPEAVIAMLAVARIGAIHSVVFAGFSAGSLKDRVVDANSRVVITCDEGKRGGKTINTKKIVDEGLNGVDSVSRILVFQRTGTEGVPMKAGRDYWWHEEAAKQRTYLPPVSCDAEDPLFLLYTSGSTGSPKGVVHTTGGYLLGAALTTRYVFDIHPEDVLFTAGDVGWITGHTYALYGPLTLGTATIIFESTPAYPDYGRYWRIIQRHKATHFYVAPTALRLIKRVGEAEIAKYDTSSLRVLGSVGEPISPDLWEWYHEKVGNKNCVVCDTMWQTESGSHLIAPLAGAVPTKPGSATVPFFGINACIIDPVTGVELEGNDVEGVLAVKSPWPSMARSVWNHHDRYMDTYLKPYPGHYFTGDGAGRDHDGYYWIRGRVDDVVNVSGHRLSTSEIEASISNHENVSEAAVVGIPDELTGQTVVAYVSLKDGYLQNNAAEGDAEHITPDNLRRELILQVRGEIGPFASPKTIILVRDLPRTRSGKIMRRVLRKVASNEAEQLGDLSTLANPEVVPAIISAVENQFFSQKKK from the coding sequence ATGACGATTAAGGAACATAAAGTGGTCCATGAAGCTCACAACGTAAAAGCTCTTAAAGCTCCTCAACATTTTTACAATAGCCAACCTGGCAAAGGTTACGTTACTGACATGCAACACTATCAAAAGATGTATCAAGAATCCATTGATGAACctgaaaaattctttgataaGATGGCTAAAGAATATTTGCATTGGGACGCTCCATACACCAAAGTTCAATCTGGTTCATTGAACAACGGTGATGTTGCATGGTTTTTGAACGGTAAATTAAACGCATCATATAATTGTGTGGATAGGCATGCCTTTGCTAATCCGGACAAGCCAGCCTTGATCTACGAGGCTGATGATGAATCCGACAACAAGATTATCACATTTGGTGAATTACTAAGAAAAGTGTCCCAAATCGCAGgtgttttgaaaagttggGGTGTTAAGAAAGGTGACACTGTGGCTATCTATTTGCCAATGATTCCTGAAGCAGTTATTGCTATGTTGGCTGTAGCTCGTATTGGTGCTATTCATTCTGTAGTCTTTGCCGGGTTTTCTGCCGGTTCGTTGAAAGATCGTGTTGTTGACGCAAATTCTAGAGTGGTCATCACTTGTGATGAAGGTAAAAGAGGTGGTAAAACCATCAACACCAAAAAGATTGTTGATGAGGGTTTAAATGGCGTCGATTCAGTCTCCCGTATCTTGGTTTTCCAAAGAACTGGTACTGAAGGTGTCCCAATGAAGGCTGGTAGAGATTACTGGTGGCATGAAGAGGCTGCTAAGCAAAGAACTTACCTACCTCCTGTCTCATGTGATGCTGAAGATCCTTTATTCTTATTATACACTTCCGGTTCCACTGGTTCTCCAAAGGGTGTCGTCCACACCACAGGTGGCTATTTACTAGGGGCCGCTTTAACCACTAGATACGTTTTTGACATTCACCCAGAAGATGTTCTCTTCACTGCAGGTGATGTCGGCTGGATCACTGGTCACACTTATGCTCTATACGGTCCATTGACTTTGGGTACTGCCACAATAATTTTCGAATCCACTCCTGCCTACCCAGATTATGGTAGATATTGGAGAATTATTCAACGTCATAAGGCGACACATTTCTATGTGGCACCAACCGCTTTAAGATTAATCAAGCGTGTAGGTGAAGCTGAGATTGCCAAATATGATACTTCCTCATTACGTGTATTGGGTTCAGTCGGTGAGCCAATCTCACCAGATTTATGGGAATGGTATCATGAAAAGGTGGGTAACAAAAACTGTGTCGTCTGTGACACCATGTGGCAAACAGAGTCTGGTTCCCATTTAATAGCTCCTTTGGCAGGTGCTGTTCCAACAAAGCCTGGTTCCGCTACCGTACCATTCTTTGGTATTAACGCCTGTATCATTGATCCAGTTACAGGTGTAGAATTAGAAGGCAATGACGTCGAAGGTGTTCTTGCCGTTAAATCTCCATGGCCATCCATGGCAAGATCTGTTTGGAACCATCACGATCGTTATATGGACACTTACTTAAAACCATATCCTGGTCACTATTTCACAGGCGATGGTGCCGGTAGAGACCATGATGGTTACTACTGGATTAGGGGTAGAGTTGACGACGTTGTAAATGTTTCTGGCCATAGATTATCCACATCAGAAATCGAAGCTTCCATTTCTAATCACGAAAACGTTTCAGAAGCTGCTGTTGTCGGTATCCCCGATGAATTAACGGGTCAGACAGTCGTTGCATATGTTTCTCTGAAGGACGGATATTTACAAAATAACGCTGCTGAAGGTGACGCTGAACATATTACACCAGATAATTTACGTAGGGAGTTAATCCTGCAAGTTAGGGGTGAAATTGGTCCTTTTGCCTCACCAAAAACCATCATCCTGGTAAGAGACCTACCAAGAACAAGATCAGGAAAGATTATGAGAAGAGTTCTAAGAAAGGTTGCTTCTAACGAGGCCGAACAGCTGGGTGATTTAAGCACTTTGGCTAACCCAGAAGTTGTGCCTGCTATCATTTCTGCTGTGGAgaaccaatttttttctcaaaaaaagaaataa
- the RNH203 gene encoding Rnh203p (similar to Saccharomyces cerevisiae RNH203 (YLR154C)), whose product MTKDTTLDAYALNFMPFYTEYQGPTKEFKDYKFEDTIYFRGKELQREKPATTSNSNSTNDRLSNGAILSGNAITDRVVSVNNYEREGTNRNELARLQELMSLIDLINQ is encoded by the coding sequence ATGACTAAGGATACTACTCTAGATGCTTATGCACTAAATTTTATGCCCTTCTATACAGAATACCAGGGACCAACTAAAGAATTCAAGGATTATAAATTCGAAGATACCATTTACTTCCGTGGGAAGGAACTTCAAAGAGAGAAGCCTGCTACGACTTCTAATAGCAATAGTACTAATGATAGACTCAGCAATGGCGCCATACTCTCAGGAAACGCTATAACTGACAGGGTGGTTTCAGTGAATAATTACGAAAGAGAGGGCACTAACCGCAACGAACTGGCGCGCTTGCAAGAATTGATGTCCCTCATCGATCTCATCAACCAGTAA
- the MAS1 gene encoding mitochondrial processing peptidase (similar to Saccharomyces cerevisiae MAS1 (YLR163C); ancestral locus Anc_8.376), with amino-acid sequence MFSRTLSKFRNTRRLLSTASSQIPGTRTSKLPNGLTIATEYIPNTSSATVGIFVDAGSRAENLKNNGTAHFLEHLAFKGTQNRSQQGIELEIENIGSHLNAYTSRENTVYYAKSLEEDIPKAVDILSDILTKSVLDSNAIERERDVIIRESEEVDKMYDEVVFDHLHEITYKDQPLGRTILGPIKNIKSITRSDLKDYITKNYKGDRMVLAGAGAVDHERLVQYAQKYFGHVPRSDSPVPLGSPRGPLPVFYRGEKFIEEKTLPTTHIAIALEGVSWSAPDYFVALATQAIVGNWDRAIGTGTNSPSPLAVAASQSGPLANSYMSFSTSYADSGLWGMYIVTDSNEHDVKLIVDEILKEWKRIKSGKITDTEVNRAKAQLKAALLLSLDGSTAIVEDIGRQVVTTGKRLSPEEVFEQVDRITKDDIVMWANYRLQNKPVSMVALGNTSTVPKISYIEEKLNE; translated from the coding sequence ATGTTTTCCAGAACATTATCCAAATTCCGCAATACAAGGAGGCTTTTAAGTACGGCTTCGTCGCAAATTCCAGGCACCAGAACCTCGAAATTGCCCAATGGTTTGACAATTGCCACAGAGTATATTCCCAATACATCCTCAGCTACTGTTGGAATATTTGTCGATGCTGGTTCTAGGGCagaaaatttaaaaaacaATGGTACAGCACATTTTCTAGAACATCTGGCCTTCAAGGGTACTCAAAATAGGTCTCAACAGGGAATTGAActagaaattgaaaacatcGGATCTCATTTGAATGCTTATACGTCAAGAGAAAACACGGTCTATTATGCTAAGTCtctagaagaagatattcCCAAAGCGGTCGACATCTTAAGTGATATCTTGACCAAATCTGTTTTGGATAGTAACGCtattgaaagagaaagagacGTAATCATCAGGGAAAGTGAAGAAGTGGACAAGATGTATGATGAAGTTGTCTTCGATCACCTTCATGAAATTACGTACAAGGACCAGCCTTTAGGAAGGACCATTCTAGGACCtataaagaatatcaaaTCTATAACAAGATCCGATTTGAAAGATTACATAACCAAAAACTACAAAGGTGACAGAATGGTGTTGGCCGGCGCAGGCGCTGTCGATCATGAGAGATTGGTACAATATGCTCAAAAATACTTCGGTCATGTTCCCAGATCTGATTCACCTGTACCATTGGGCTCACCAAGAGGGCCATTACCAGTGTTTTATCGAGGTGAGAAGTTCATTGAAGAGAAGACGTTACCCACTACTCATATCGCTATTGCACTGGAAGGTGTTTCATGGTCTGCCCCTGATTATTTTGTGGCTCTAGCAACACAGGCAATTGTCGGTAATTGGGATAGAGCCATTGGTACAGGCACAAACTCTCCCTCTCCATTAGCTGTAGCAGCCAGTCAAAGTGGTCCTTTAGCTAATTCATATATGTCGTTCTCCACATCATATGCTGATTCAGGTTTATGGGGAATGTACATAGTAACAGATTCTAATGAACATGACGTAAAGCTGattgttgatgaaattttgaaggaatGGAAGAGGATAAAATCTGGTAAAATTACAGATACAGAGGTAAATAGGGCAAAAGCCCAGTTAAAGGCTGCATTGCTGCTATCATTGGATGGTTCGACAGCTATTGTGGAAGACATCGGCAGACAAGTAGTGACAACAGGTAAAAGATTATCACCAGAAGAAGTTTTTGAGCAAGTTGATAGAATAACTAAAGACGACATTGTTATGTGGGCAAATTACAGATTACAAAACAAACCAGTTTCAATGGTTGCTCTAGGAAACACATCTACAGTTCCTAAAATTTCCTATatcgaagaaaaactaaacGAATAA
- the SHH4 gene encoding protein SHH4 (similar to Saccharomyces cerevisiae SDH4 (YDR178W) and SHH4 (YLR164W); ancestral locus Anc_8.377): MLMTKLYKPAFRIRSFHFSIVRPFTIPFLPKIPQKPGGVSGTANDSSYMPPENKTQGSYHWIVERGLSFAVLPLTAVPLVTVGPVSTFIDTFLSLVLLGHCHIGFQSCIIDYISERVYGKVHYYAMYLLSLGSFLSLIGIYKLESQEAGLIGSLKSLWDNKPVTKRKMEVIGSSP, encoded by the coding sequence ATGTTGATGACTAAATTGTATAAACCTGCATTTAGAATAAGAagctttcatttttcaattgttaGACCATTTACCATCCCTTTTTTGCCAAAAATTCCTCAGAAACCAGGAGGTGTCAGTGGAACCGCGAATGATTCATCTTATATGCCAcctgaaaataaaactcaGGGTTCATACCACTGGATTGTAGAGCGCGGCCTCTCTTTTGCAGTTCTTCCATTGACTGCGGTTCCCTTGGTCACTGTGGGCCCCGTTTCCACTTTTATTGATACGTTTCTCTCCTTGGTTCTGTTAGGTCATTGTCACATCGGATTTCAGTCTTGTATAATAGACTATATTTCAGAAAGAGTCTATGGCAAAGTGCACTATTATGCAATGTATTTATTGAGCTTGGGCTCGTTCCTATCATTGATTGGTATATATAAACTAGAGAGCCAAGAAGCGGGTCTTATTGGCTCTTTGAAATCACTATGGGATAATAAACCTGTTACGAAGAGGAAAATGGAAGTTATTGGTTCATCGCCATAA
- the PUS5 gene encoding pseudouridine synthase PUS5 (similar to Saccharomyces cerevisiae PUS5 (YLR165C); ancestral locus Anc_8.380), producing the protein MSMCIKRQIPIIFENAHYLIVNKPPGIPSQPPDTRTWGRTHPGLDPTPLLDRFKTIYCSYKQVELYRTVHRLDHCVTGGMLIAKTKDASIKFSRFLQKGGNKGYKLLRKYVAIVERPSCLDKRFNDQVNNGSHYNSLVSHDGRQITKFKLIDEQCIVLQLVTGKKHQIRQHLSQILNQPILNDQKYGSTSKLTTPFKDQIALHSACIITKIGLQTQTHLIPMKFNNTGKLWSRRYVNEEGEFISQIKDVLIENWD; encoded by the coding sequence ATGTCAATGTGTATAAAAAGGCAGATACCAataatctttgaaaatgcACACTACTTAATTGTCAATAAACCGCCTGGCATACCTTCTCAACCGCCAGACACAAGAACGTGGGGGAGAACACATCCTGGCCTTGATCCGACCCCTCTATTAGATAGATTCAAAACCATCTATTGCTCATATAAACAGGTGGAATTATATCGGACCGTACATAGGTTAGACCACTGTGTAACTGGGGGGATGCTGATTGCAAAGACTAAGGACGCTAGTATAAAGTTCTCTAGATTTTTACAAAAAGGCGGTAATAAGGGTTATAAGTTGCTAAGAAAGTACGTTGCCATTGTCGAACGACCCAGTTGTCTTGATAAAAGATTTAATGATCAAGTTAATAATGGCTCACATTATAACTCGTTGGTTTCCCATGATGGTAGACAGATTACTAAGTTCAAGTTGATAGACGAACAATGTATTGTTTTACAATTGGTAACAGGAAAAAAGCACCAGATTCGGCAGCATCTCTCTCAAATTTTGAATCAACCAATATTGAATGACCAGAAATATGGTAGCACGAGTAAATTAACAACACCTTTTAAGGATCAAATAGCATTGCATTCTGCATGCATCATCACAAAAATTGGCCTGCAAACCCAGACTCATTTAATACCCATGAAATTCAATAATACTGGCAAACTTTGGTCAAGGAGATACGTCAATGAAGAAGGTGAATTCATTTCCCAAATAAAAGACGTCCTTATAGAGAACTGGGATTGA